One Aspergillus oryzae RIB40 DNA, chromosome 2 genomic window carries:
- a CDS encoding dynamin-related GTPase MGM1 (vacuolar sorting protein VPS1, dynamin, and related proteins): protein MSGRILSHRLVPLLRTGFLARHVHNAGARTGGLLRSDGSAALRGRAWPVGANSIHNVPAVRGISFARILPKLALKLVKVPAMLGTATVAGLAYIQYQTTQAGNYAIDVLKRAGESAGDAASSIFSEIQNVAEQTQRGWQRTTDSVEVPEWLQNILGFSEGSQNDGSGGGGGGGGGQPPRESRAGAAAAAGAAALGYDQGDEHARLTRNAEDDQMMLLTRKMIEIRNILQAVGQSNTLTLPSIVVIGSQSSGKSSVLEAIVGHEFLPKGSNMVTRRPIELTLVNTPHAQAEYGEFPALGLGKITDFSSIQRTLTDLNLAVPERDCVSDDPIQLTIYSPNVPDLSLIDLPGYIQVSGQGQPPQLKQKISDLCDKYIQAPNVILAISAADVDLANSTALRASRRVDPRGERTIGVITKMDLVDPERGYSILTDKKYPLRLGYVGVVSRIPQTTALFSSRGSGNITSAIIKNENAYFSSHPSEFGPQSEVSVGVGTLRTKLMHVLEQTMASSLAGTRDAISQELEEATYEFKVQYNDRPLSAESYLAESLDSFKHSFKAFAENFGRPQVREMLKNELDQRVMDILAQRYWNKPIDDLNPPMPELDPLIDLPKADPESMYWHRKLDASTSSLTKLGIGRLATTVVANAIQNHVESLLANSTFASHPYAQKQIVDACSSILNDRFFSTSDQVENCIKPYKYEIEVEDPEWAKGRENITRVLKDELKACEAALKRVEDSVGRRKIKDVMSFIDKVRKGEVVLEGDGAGGAGGFSSALLATGRESAFLRDRADLLKMRLLAVRSKQCASKKNKYHCPEVFLDVVADKLTSTAVLFLNVELLSEFYYNFPRELDMRLGRHLSDAEVERFAREDPRIRRHLDVIKKKELLELALQKIESIRQLDGRSKHRNADRPLSKEQRNRGWNLF, encoded by the exons ATGAGCGGGAGAATTCTCTCCCACCGTCTTGTTCCGCTCTTGCGGACAGGCTTTTTGGCCCGCCATGTCCATAACGCTGGTGCAAGGACCGGAGGTCTACTACGTTCAGATGGCAGCGCCGCACTTCGAGGACGCGCCTGGCCTGTCGGTGCGAACTCGATTCATAATGTCCCCGCTGTGCGGGGGATCTCTTTTGCGAGGATCCTTCCGAAGCTGGCACTAAAATTAGTGAAGGTGCCCGCTATGCTTGGAACGGCTACAGTAGCTGGATTAGCTTATATACAATATCAAACTACGC AGGCAGGAAACTATGCTATTGATGTGTTGAAACGCGCGGGGGAATCGGCCGGTGACGCTGCTTCATCCATTTTCTCCGAAATCCAAAATGTGGCCGAACAGACACAGCGTGGCTGGCAAAGGACTACAGATAGTGTGGAAGTTCCTGAATGGTTGCAAAACATTCTAGGTTTCAGTGAAGGTTCCCAAAACGACGGttccggaggaggaggaggaggaggaggaggacaaCCCCCAAGAGAAAGCCGGGCGGGTGCCGCTGCAGCTGCTGGGGCGGCGGCTTTGGGGTACGACCAAGGTGATGAGCACGCCCGATTGACCAGGAATGCGGAGGACGACCAGATGATGCTCCTTACTCGTAAGATGATCGAGATCAGGAACATACTTCAAGCCGTTGGCCAGTCAAACACGCTCACATTGCCATCGATTGTTGTCATTGGTTCGCAGTCTTCGGGCAAAAGCTCCGTTCTCGAAGCCATCGTCGGACATGAATTTCTTCCCAAAGGCTCGAATATGGTTACCCGGCGGCCGATCGAACTTACTTTAGTTAATACTCCCCACGCACAAGCAGAATATGGAGAATTTCCGGCCCTCGGTCTAGGAAAGATAACCGACTTTTCTTCGATCCAACGCACCTTGACCGACCTTAATTTGGCAGTCCCTGAGAGGGATTGTGTCAGTGACGACCCGATTCAACTTACCATCTATTCTCCTAATGTCCCCGATCTTTCCCTCATTGATCTCCCAGGCTATATCCAGGTGTCCGGCCAAGGTCAACCTCCGCAGTTGAAGCAAAAGATCTCTGATCTATGTGACAAGTACATCCAAGCGCCAAATGTCATCTTAGCCATATCTGCGGCAGATGTCGATCTTGCTAATTCGACAGCATTGAGAGCAAGTCGCAGGGTAGACCCTAGGGGTGAAAGGACGATCGGTGTCATCACAAAGATGGATCTTGTCGACCCGGAACGTGGCTACAGCATTCTTACTGATAAGAAATACCCTCTTCGCCTAGGCTACGTGGGTGTAGTCTCACGAATCCCTCAGACGACCGCTCTATTTTCCTCTCGAGGAAGTGGCAACATCACGAGCGCGATCATCAAGAATGAAAATGCTTatttctcttctcatccatccGAGTTTGGACCTCAGTCAGAGGTATCGGTTGGCGTTGGAACGTTGCGAACCAAGCTTATGCATGTTCTTGAACAGACGATGGCATCTAGCCTAGCGGGTACTAGGGACGCTATCAGCCAGGAACTGGAAGAAGCGACGTACGAGTTCAAGGTTCAATATAATGATCGTCCGCTGAGCGCAGAGTCTTATCTCGCCGAGAGCTTGGACAGCTTCAAGCACTCCTTCAAGGCATTCGCGGAGAACTTTGGCCGTCCCCAAGTGCGCGAGATGCTGAAAAATGAACTCGATCAACGCGTCATGGACATTCTCGCTCAGAGATATTGGAACAAGCCAATCGACGACTTAAACCCTCCGATGCCTGAGTTGGATCCCCTCATTGACCTTCCTAAGGCCGACCCGGAGTCAATGTATTGGCACCGTAAGCTCGACGCGTCCACATCCTCATTGACGAAACTGGGAATCGGCAGACTTGCTACGACTGTTGTTGCGAATGCAATCCAGAACCATGTTGAGTCATTGTTGGCCAACTCTACCTTCGCCTCTCACCCGTATGCTCAAAAGCAGATCGTGGATGCTTGCAGTAGCATCCTGAATGATCGGTTCTTCAGTACCAGCGATCAAGTCGAGAACTGCATCAAGCCTTATAAATACGAAATCGAAGTTGAAGACCCGGAGTGGgcgaagggaagggaaaacatAACAAGAGTGCTTAAAGATGAGCTTAAGGCGTGCGAGGCGGCTCTAAAACGTGTCGAGGACTCCgttggaaggagaaagatcaAGGATGTAATGTCATTCATAGACAAGGTCAGAAAAGGCGAAGTGGTCTTGGAAGGCGATGGCGCTGGTGGTGCAGGTGGATTCAGTTCTGCCTTGCTAGCCACAG GCCGGGAAAGCGCCTTCCTGCGCGATCGGGCTGATCTCCTCAAGATGAGACTTCTCGCCGTCCGCTCCAAGCAATGTgccagcaagaagaacaagtacCACTGCCCCGAAGTCTTCCTCGACGTCGTCGCAGACAAGCTCACCTCAACCGCGGTACTATTCCTCAACGTCGAGCTCCTGTCAGAGTTCTACTACAACTTCCCCCGAGAACTGGACATGAGACTAGGCCGTCACCTCTCCGACGCAGAAGTAGAGCGCTTCGCACGCGAGGACCCTCGCATCCGGAGACATCTCGACGtcatcaagaagaaggagctccTCGAACTGGCCCTTCAAAAGATCGAAAGCATCCGCCAGTTGGATGGTCGCAGCAAGCATAGAAACGCCGACCGCCCGCTGTCCAAAGAGCAGAGAAATCGTGGATGGAACCTGTTTTAA